CCTGCCTGCCCTTCTTCCATTTGCAAAATATCTTCCTCAGGTTTTGTAGCTTCCACAGGCAGGATTGGATCTCTTTCCATGTTTTTCCCCTACTTCGTGCTGATGCAATTCCAGAGACTGAACTCGACAACCGTCAGTCCCAAATACTGGGTCCAAACcaacacaaacacatgcacaaacaccATATCCCAAAAGAAGCAAGACATCGTCCTCCTTGCTttagaggggagagaagcagccccTCTCCTGGGCAGCACATGtttctggggaggggaaggaaggaactcTCAAGGACTCTCCTGGTCAGTGTTTGTTGCCTTCCTAGGCAAGGACCTGCAATCTCTCCATCTCAGGGGTCCTGAGGGCTGTCTCTGGTGTTTGCCCAAATGCCTGACACTGAAATGAACCTGTCTTCTGAGGAAACCATTTGGAGGGGCCACCAGTAGGTAGTGAGGAGGGCtggctcctctccttcctgccacaTTGAATAGCTGCTGACTCTGTAAGATTTCTGGGTTCAGGAATGAATAAGAGAGTCTGTACATGTTGTACATTCCTGtaggaaataaaagaaccaaacacccacgtgggcaggaagaggagaaaagaaaaacctctttttttttttttttggtaacaaaaCTTTAATCCCAAGGgttctcattcctttttgttgttgttgttgttgttaaataacAACcctttaattatattaaatattcccccccacacacaaaaaataatccTGTAGGTCAGAGGAAGGGGTGTTGAGCAGCAGATGGGGCTCGCACACCACAAGGTGCCCAGGGGCCGAGGGGCAATCCTTGCTCGGCCAGTGGCCACGGGTTCAGCTCTGATGGTGGCTGTAGCCAGTTGTCCTGGTGCTTGTGTTCTGCTGGCCAGCTAGGACCGAGGTTCCAGCTGGCAGGACAGGATGTAGCTAAGGACAGAGGGACACCTGTGAGTTGAGCAGCAGCTGGCATTCAGGAGTCCCTCCCAGGGTTTTCCCACAGCTGGTGTCTGGCTGCCCAGGGAGCCCTAGAAGAAGGatcccaggcggggtcagcagaAAGAGTCCACCCcgcccctcacccagctcctgAATGGGCCTCACCTGTCATCCTCGCTGAGCCTCTCCACAGCCCAGAACCAGGCTGTGAATGGATGCTGGGGCTCTAGGCAGTAATTCTCTGCCGCCTCCTGGAGCAGCATGATGTCCGTGAGGACTCAGTATTCCTGGGCCGGGAGAGAGGCACAGGATGCACACCGAGCCTGGGTGGGGAAGCTACAGGGCCAGGTGAGGGCTGAGCAGCGGGACAGGGGACGGGTCCTGGGTCTTGGCACACAGGACCACCCTCCTGCATGCAACTTCATGCGGTCCCAAACTGTTCTCAGAGGCTAGTAGAAtcagcccctcctccaggaagttctCCTTGATGCCTTTCTGGATCCCTACTGACTGACTAGATGGGTCTTGCACTTCATTCTTAGCAACGTGTCCCAGGAaatgggagatggaggggagtgGATGGAGCCAAGGAATGTTCTTCCCAGGGGCGTCTCTGATAGGGgctgcctccccttccctagAGCCAGGGCTCCGTATGCTCACCTTATTCTTTTTGCAGTGGTTGATCTCATTGCCCTGGAAAGCAGACAACCATTGTCCTTCAGAAAGAGGCCCCTGGTCAGTCCCAGCACCTTACACCCACCCCTTCTGAGGCTGTGCGTAGGCCAGGACACAGGAGGGGGCCGCtgagacacacacagtgagacTGGGGTTAGGGCAAGCCCTGgggtgcagagaaaggaagactggGGGCTGGTGAAAGGGCTCCAGGTCAGCACCCTGCAGCACCACCCTCTGTGGTGATAGGAGGGAGTGGCAGACGCCTCAGGCAGGCAGGGCCTGCTGGGCTCCTGAAGTGTGGTTGATGGGCAGGGTCCTGACTTCACTCTCCCCGACAGGCAAGCTCTGAGGGAGAGGCTGCGGCCCATGCACACAGAGCGCATGCAGCTTCACCTTCGGGATGCGCTGGTGCTTCCCCAGTCTTGGGCACCCGTCTAGGTGCAGACTCCCTTCCCTCAGCACTGAGATGGGCAAGAGACCCCAGTTCCCAGGGGCAGCTGTGAGGCTGTGGGCAAGGGAGGATTCCGAAGGACTCAGATCTCAGGGCTCAGTCCGGGGACTCTCTGCTCCCTGTCCTCAGGACTCTGGTCCCTCCTCCACAATCCTCAGGCTCACCCACCTCCAGGTAGTCCTCCATTGCAGTATCCAACATCACTAGGTCAGTGAGGAAAGTGCCAAGGTATGGGACGACACCCTGTGTCATGAGGGGTACGTTTGGGATGAGTCCCTGCTCTCTGGTGCCCACAGGGGCCCTCCCCGAAAAGCCTTCAGCGTCCTGGCCCACCCCACTTTCCCACATGGAAGGGCCTAGGACCCTTAGTTGCTTCCCCTCGATTCActttcccctcaccctcccagAACATCAGACTCCTCCTAATCCCGTCCAGGGCCTGCTTTTTGAAACTCAAAAATCGCAGGGTATGGAGCCCTGGGCCCCACCCAGCCACCAATCCATTCTTTCCCCAGCCTGCTAGACTCCTTCCTCCTGGTTACCGGGAAAGAAGACATTGAGGAACTGTGGCGACAGGAGGTGGAGCTGGAGTCTCATGCCCCACCTGTCCTGATCTGGAGGCTTGTCGCCCTCAGGGAGGAGCCCCTCTCCCCTGGCCTTGGAGGCCCTGTCCATCAGGCATACTCACCTTCTTCGGCAGCCCCTTCCACGCTCTCTGCAGCTGCCTCACCAGGGTGGCAAGTTTATTCGAGGGCCGCTCCTAGAGGGCCAAGGACAAGGTCCTTGAGAGCAGAATAGCCTCAGTCCCCTTGCGCCCACCGTCGGTGACTTCAGAGCCTAGACATCGGATCTACGTCTGCTGATACTGACGCTCCATTCTCCTAAAGCATGCCACGAGTCCTTCTAGAACCATCTCAGCTCCCCCATTCAGTCCATGGGACCACAGGACCTGGAGCTTGGAGCCTggcctccctgagcctgttttctcatgGGCAGAAGGGAGAACTCCACCTACCTCCTATGGTCTCCTGAGCACTCAGGATCCTCTTACGATCATCCTTTTTGTGGCCCACAACCCATCCCCACTCCATCTGTGAGCAGGGGCCTGTCCTCTGGGCTGTCCGTGTTCATGTGGGCCCCCCTGTGGACCGTCTCGATGGGCACGTAGAGACCTGAAATCTAGCCTAGGGAGTCTGGATGGGCAGCAGCAGCTTGTCGCAGCCCCAGGGGGAATCTTCAGCCCAGGCTGTCAGCACATTCATGCCAAAGGCTTCTGCTCCCCGAGGAATGCTTCAGGGCATTCCCTACCTCGTGCACACAGGATCATGCCTCCCCACATCCCTCCTGTCCTTCTAGCCCTGCAC
The window above is part of the Lutra lutra chromosome 9, mLutLut1.2, whole genome shotgun sequence genome. Proteins encoded here:
- the LOC125108437 gene encoding ral guanine nucleotide dissociation stimulator-like, encoding MDAELFKKVVPHQCLGSVWSQRNRPGNEHLAPTVWATIAQFNAVASCIVTTGLGNPSMTARDRAVVVDHWIRVAKACQILGNYSSLHVILWALQSVPIHRLKRTWDNVSRKSFQTYKKLCREDNPQGRELLIKERPSNKLATLVRQLQRAWKGLPKKGVVPYLGTFLTDLVMLDTAMEDYLEGNEINHCKKNKVSIRSPGSREGEAAPIRDAPGKNIPWLHPLPSISHFLGHVAKNEVQDPSSQSVGIQKGIKENFLEEGLILLASENSLGPHEVACRRVVLCAKTQDPSPVPLLSPHLAL